A genomic stretch from Nitrobacter winogradskyi Nb-255 includes:
- a CDS encoding ligase-associated DNA damage response DEXH box helicase has translation MEIADRETQPLLPEGFLRWFAARRWSPRAHQLALLRKARAGRSALLIAPTGAGKTLAGFLPTLVEISGKEKHLHTLYISPLKALAVDIARNLETPIAEMNLPIRVETRTGDTPVSRRQRQRRYPPDILLTTPEQIALLLASDDAPFLFSSLRRVVLDELHALAISKRGDLLSLALARLWRLAPRMRTTGLSATVADPHALARFLAPQSRDKAVSADIVEADGAAAPVVEMLDTSERLPWAGHSARHALTEVYDLIRRNRTTLVFVNTRSQAEMLFQDLWRINDDGLAIALHHGSLDVAQRRKVEQAMTAGRLRGVVCTSSLDLGVDWGDVDLVINIGAPKGASRLMQRIGRANHRLDEASRAVLVPANRFEVLECRAAIDAVNENAQDTPPLRTGALDVLAQHVMGRACGAPFHADDLYEEVRTAAPYAALARADFDDVIDFVATGGYALKSYERFARIRQDEAGRWRIANPRARQSYRLNVGTIVEEAMLKVRLVRSRHGGGKGPTGAIARGGRMLGEIEEYFIEGLVTGDTFVFGGEIVRFEALAEDQVYVSRASDESPKVPSYMGGKFPLSTYLAERVRRLLDDERAWRGLPDQVREWLKLQSRFSRVPHAREMIVETFPRAGKHYLVCYPFEGRLAHQTLGMLLTRRLERARARPLGFVANEYALAVWMLGDPSSMIRQGRLNLDALFDPDMLGDDLEAWLAESALMKRTFRSCAIISGLIARRFTGAEKSRRQVLFSTDLVYDVLRKHQPDHVLLRAARADAATGLLDIRRLGDMLARIRGRIVHKPLDRISPLAVPVMLGIGRETVYGEASDELLAEAAEQLVREATGT, from the coding sequence GTGGAAATCGCTGATCGCGAAACGCAGCCTTTGCTGCCGGAGGGCTTTCTGCGCTGGTTCGCGGCGCGGCGATGGTCGCCTCGCGCCCACCAGTTGGCGTTGCTGCGAAAGGCTCGCGCCGGCCGCTCGGCGCTGCTGATCGCCCCCACCGGCGCGGGCAAGACGCTGGCCGGATTCCTGCCGACGCTGGTGGAAATCTCAGGCAAGGAGAAGCACCTTCACACGCTCTATATTTCCCCGTTGAAGGCGCTGGCGGTCGATATCGCCCGCAATCTGGAGACTCCGATCGCGGAAATGAATCTGCCGATCCGGGTCGAGACCCGCACCGGCGACACGCCGGTGTCGCGGCGGCAGCGGCAGCGGCGCTACCCACCGGACATCCTGCTGACCACCCCCGAACAGATCGCGCTGCTGCTCGCCTCCGACGACGCGCCCTTTCTGTTCTCATCGTTGCGGCGCGTCGTGCTCGATGAACTGCATGCGCTGGCGATTTCGAAGCGAGGCGATCTGTTGTCGTTGGCATTGGCTCGGCTGTGGCGGCTCGCGCCGCGAATGCGCACGACCGGCCTGTCGGCGACGGTGGCCGATCCACACGCGCTGGCGCGATTTCTGGCGCCGCAGTCGCGAGACAAAGCCGTTTCGGCCGACATCGTCGAGGCCGACGGCGCCGCCGCCCCGGTTGTCGAGATGCTCGACACGAGCGAACGACTGCCGTGGGCGGGGCATTCGGCGCGCCATGCGCTGACCGAGGTCTATGATCTCATCAGGCGCAACAGGACGACGCTGGTGTTCGTCAACACCCGGAGCCAGGCCGAGATGTTGTTTCAGGATCTCTGGCGCATCAACGACGACGGCCTCGCCATCGCGCTGCATCACGGCTCGCTCGATGTCGCGCAGCGCCGCAAGGTGGAGCAGGCGATGACGGCCGGCAGGCTTCGCGGCGTGGTCTGCACCTCCTCGCTCGATCTCGGGGTCGATTGGGGCGATGTCGATCTCGTCATCAACATCGGTGCGCCCAAGGGCGCGTCGCGGCTGATGCAGCGGATCGGCCGCGCCAATCATCGTCTTGATGAAGCCTCGCGCGCGGTTCTGGTGCCGGCCAATCGATTTGAAGTGCTGGAATGCCGCGCCGCCATCGATGCGGTCAACGAGAACGCGCAGGACACGCCGCCGCTGCGCACCGGCGCGCTCGATGTTCTTGCGCAGCATGTGATGGGTCGCGCCTGCGGCGCGCCGTTCCACGCCGATGACCTTTACGAGGAAGTGAGGACCGCGGCCCCCTATGCGGCGCTGGCGCGCGCCGATTTCGACGACGTGATCGACTTCGTCGCCACCGGCGGCTACGCTCTGAAGAGCTATGAACGCTTCGCCCGCATCAGGCAGGACGAAGCGGGGCGATGGCGCATCGCCAATCCGCGCGCGCGGCAGAGCTACCGCCTCAATGTCGGCACCATCGTCGAGGAGGCGATGCTGAAGGTGAGGCTGGTGCGCTCGCGGCACGGTGGCGGTAAGGGTCCTACCGGCGCGATCGCACGCGGCGGCCGGATGCTCGGGGAGATCGAGGAATACTTCATCGAGGGGCTCGTGACCGGCGACACCTTCGTGTTCGGCGGTGAGATCGTGCGCTTTGAGGCGCTGGCCGAGGATCAGGTCTATGTTTCACGCGCCAGCGACGAGAGCCCGAAGGTGCCGTCTTACATGGGGGGCAAGTTTCCGCTCTCGACCTATCTGGCCGAACGCGTTCGCCGCCTGCTCGACGACGAGCGCGCATGGCGCGGCCTGCCGGATCAGGTGCGCGAATGGTTGAAATTGCAGTCGCGGTTCTCACGCGTGCCGCATGCCCGCGAGATGATCGTCGAAACCTTTCCGCGCGCCGGCAAGCATTATCTGGTCTGCTATCCGTTCGAGGGACGGCTTGCGCACCAGACCCTCGGCATGTTGCTGACGCGGCGATTGGAACGCGCGCGGGCGCGGCCGCTTGGCTTCGTCGCCAATGAATATGCGCTCGCGGTATGGATGCTCGGCGATCCCTCGTCGATGATCCGGCAGGGGCGGCTCAATCTCGACGCTCTGTTCGATCCGGACATGCTGGGGGATGATCTGGAAGCGTGGCTTGCGGAATCCGCGTTGATGAAACGCACCTTCCGCAGTTGCGCGATCATTTCGGGCCTGATCGCCCGCCGTTTCACCGGAGCGGAGAAGAGCCGGCGGCAGGTTCTGTTCTCCACCGATCTCGTCTATGACGTGCTGCGCAAGCATCAGCCCGACCATGTGCTGCTGCGTGCCGCGCGGGCGGATGCAGCGACGGGGTTGCTGGATATCCGCCGCCTCGGCGATATGCTGGCGCGGATCAGGGGACGGATCGTTCACAAGCCGCTCGATCGCATTTCGCCGCTCGCTGTGCCCGTCATGCTGGGGATCGGGCGGGAGACGGTCTATGGCGAAGCGTCGGACGAATTGCTGGCCGAAGCCGCCGAGCAACTCGTCCGCGAGGCGACGGGAACATGA
- a CDS encoding outer membrane protein encodes MKKILLGVLLASTAMSAQAADLAPRPYTKAPPIAPVYDWTGLYVGVNAGLGLGRNRAVHDFGVGAISTHLQPLGAVGGGQIGYNWQTNSFFGPLVFGIEADIQGADMTDNRTNFAGLLQYNQRLDWFGTARGRVGLINGPMLTYVTGGWAYGHVGTTVIQGGVPFAFSGGRNGWTFGSGVEAALGGNWTGKIEYLYLDFGNRTDSFAGQALRSEMRENIFRAGLNYRFGASNPYAPVATANWNGLYLGGNVGGGVGRNRTTISNPAGNLAQFNLAPDGFVGGGQIGYNWQAGNIVLGLETDFQGATLQDNKTCIGCVPGASFDFNSKLQWFGTVRGRLGYAVGNSMFYATGGFAYGNIRTALNTPLNNFNFSNTRTGYAVGGGIETPLPMVNLFGGPLFGPNWTSTTEYLFVDLGRSSFNIGGGPNVLTTGAQEHIFRTGLNYHFNIPLAPSY; translated from the coding sequence ATGAAAAAAATTCTGCTCGGCGTTCTGCTGGCCAGCACCGCGATGAGCGCCCAGGCGGCGGATCTCGCGCCTCGGCCCTATACCAAGGCTCCGCCGATAGCCCCGGTCTATGACTGGACAGGTCTTTATGTCGGCGTGAACGCCGGCCTCGGGCTTGGCCGCAATCGTGCCGTGCATGATTTTGGCGTCGGGGCTATTTCGACCCATCTGCAGCCGCTCGGCGCGGTCGGAGGCGGCCAGATCGGCTACAACTGGCAGACCAACTCGTTCTTCGGCCCGCTCGTGTTCGGCATCGAAGCCGACATTCAGGGCGCCGACATGACCGACAACCGGACCAATTTTGCCGGTTTGCTGCAGTATAACCAGCGGCTCGACTGGTTCGGCACGGCGCGCGGACGCGTCGGCCTGATCAACGGTCCGATGCTGACTTATGTCACCGGCGGCTGGGCTTATGGTCACGTTGGCACCACCGTTATTCAAGGCGGCGTGCCGTTCGCGTTCAGCGGCGGTCGCAACGGCTGGACCTTTGGCAGCGGCGTCGAAGCCGCGCTCGGCGGCAACTGGACCGGCAAGATCGAATACCTTTATCTCGATTTCGGTAACCGCACCGATTCCTTCGCCGGTCAAGCGCTGCGTTCGGAGATGCGCGAGAACATCTTCCGCGCCGGCCTGAACTATCGCTTCGGCGCCAGCAACCCGTACGCACCGGTTGCCACCGCCAACTGGAACGGCCTGTATCTCGGCGGCAATGTCGGCGGCGGCGTCGGCCGCAACCGCACCACCATCTCCAATCCGGCCGGCAACCTCGCCCAGTTCAATCTCGCACCCGACGGTTTCGTCGGTGGCGGCCAGATCGGCTACAACTGGCAGGCCGGGAATATCGTCCTGGGTCTCGAGACCGACTTCCAGGGCGCGACCCTGCAGGACAACAAGACCTGCATCGGCTGCGTGCCCGGCGCCTCGTTCGATTTCAATTCGAAGCTGCAGTGGTTCGGCACCGTGCGCGGCCGTCTCGGCTACGCCGTCGGAAACTCGATGTTCTACGCCACGGGCGGTTTCGCCTATGGCAACATCAGGACCGCGCTCAACACGCCGCTCAATAATTTCAACTTCTCCAATACCCGCACCGGCTATGCGGTGGGCGGTGGCATCGAGACCCCGCTCCCGATGGTCAACCTGTTCGGCGGCCCCCTGTTCGGCCCGAACTGGACCTCGACGACCGAATACCTCTTCGTCGACCTCGGCCGATCGAGCTTCAACATCGGTGGCGGGCCGAACGTGCTGACGACCGGCGCGCAGGAGCACATCTTCCGCACCGGCCTGAACTATCACTTCAATATCCCGTTGGCTCCGAGCTACTGA
- the htpX gene encoding zinc metalloprotease HtpX produces the protein MNYFRTAILLAGLTGLFMGVGYLIGGASGATIALVVAAATNLFAYWNSDRMVLSMYGAHEVDPGTAPDLHRLVAELASRAGLPMPRVFVMDNPQPNAFATGRNPENAAVAVTTGLMQSLSREELAGVIAHELAHIKHHDTLLMTITATIAGAISMLAQFGMFFGGNRDNHGPGIIGSLAMMILAPFGAMLVQMAISRTREYAADEMGARICGQPMWLASALARIENAAHQVPNMEAERAPATAHMFIINPLSGRGMDNLFATHPSTENRIAALQRLAGQSGGGLAPGGPPPDPSSPWNKGSRRGPWG, from the coding sequence ATGAATTATTTTCGTACTGCGATCCTGCTGGCGGGCCTCACCGGCCTGTTCATGGGCGTGGGCTATCTGATCGGCGGCGCCAGCGGCGCGACGATCGCGCTCGTCGTCGCGGCCGCGACCAACCTCTTCGCCTATTGGAACTCCGACCGCATGGTGCTGTCGATGTATGGCGCACATGAGGTCGACCCCGGAACCGCGCCCGACCTGCACCGGCTGGTGGCCGAGTTGGCTTCGCGCGCCGGCCTGCCGATGCCGCGGGTGTTCGTCATGGACAATCCGCAGCCCAACGCGTTCGCCACCGGCCGCAATCCGGAGAATGCCGCCGTGGCGGTGACGACGGGGCTCATGCAGTCGCTGAGCCGCGAGGAACTGGCCGGCGTGATCGCGCATGAGCTTGCCCACATCAAGCATCACGACACGCTGCTGATGACCATTACCGCAACCATCGCCGGCGCGATCTCGATGCTGGCGCAATTCGGCATGTTCTTCGGCGGCAACCGCGACAATCACGGCCCCGGCATCATCGGCTCACTGGCGATGATGATCCTCGCGCCGTTCGGAGCCATGCTGGTGCAGATGGCGATCAGCCGCACGCGCGAATACGCCGCCGACGAAATGGGCGCTCGCATCTGCGGCCAGCCGATGTGGCTTGCCTCGGCGCTGGCCAGGATCGAGAATGCCGCGCATCAGGTACCAAACATGGAGGCGGAACGCGCGCCCGCGACCGCGCACATGTTCATCATCAACCCGCTGTCGGGGCGCGGCATGGACAACCTGTTCGCGACCCATCCCTCGACTGAAAACCGCATCGCGGCATTGCAGAGGCTCGCCGGACAGTCCGGCGGTGGTCTTGCCCCGGGCGGCCCGCCGCCCGACCCGAGCAGCCCCTGGAACAAGGGTTCTCGCCGCGGTCCATGGGGTTGA
- a CDS encoding penicillin-binding protein activator: MMMKDPFAPKPERHGPTRRTALGLVVGAPLLGACSGVQQTLTNGFSSPPGSSPQPESTAGPQQGATIGTGQVKVGLILPLSAAGNASIAAQSMRNAAEMALSEFQNPNVQVLVKDAAGTARGAQQGAQQALDEGAEIILGPLFAASVPGVAQVARTRGVSVIAFSTDSSIAGRGVYLLSFLPESDVTRIVEYAASTGKRSFAAMVPENAYGNVVEAAFKQTVGRRGGRIAAFEKYGSDRASAARNVAQSLRSADALLIADDGDTVVSVAAALTAAGANLRNVQLLGTGLWDNPRVFSSTTLHGGLYAAPDPAGFRAFAGRYRTKFGGEPVRTATLAYDAVALVAALARTQGSQRFAAETLTNASGFAGIDGLFRFRSDGTNQRGLAVMRVASGGGQSVAGSPKSFGA; this comes from the coding sequence ATGATGATGAAAGACCCCTTCGCCCCAAAACCTGAGCGTCACGGCCCCACGCGGCGAACCGCGCTGGGCCTTGTCGTGGGTGCGCCCCTGCTCGGCGCCTGCTCGGGAGTCCAGCAAACACTGACCAACGGTTTTTCCAGTCCCCCCGGTTCTTCTCCGCAGCCCGAGTCGACCGCGGGGCCCCAGCAGGGAGCCACAATCGGCACCGGCCAGGTCAAGGTCGGCCTGATCCTACCACTGTCGGCGGCAGGCAATGCGAGCATTGCGGCGCAGTCGATGCGGAATGCGGCGGAGATGGCGCTGTCGGAATTCCAAAATCCGAACGTCCAGGTGCTGGTCAAGGACGCGGCAGGCACGGCGAGGGGTGCGCAGCAGGGGGCTCAACAGGCGCTCGACGAAGGGGCCGAAATCATTCTCGGCCCGCTATTTGCTGCGTCGGTCCCGGGGGTCGCCCAGGTGGCGCGAACCCGCGGTGTTTCGGTGATCGCGTTTTCAACGGATTCGAGCATTGCGGGCAGAGGCGTCTATCTTCTGAGTTTTCTTCCTGAATCGGACGTCACCCGGATCGTCGAATACGCGGCGAGCACCGGAAAGCGCTCGTTTGCCGCGATGGTGCCCGAGAACGCCTACGGCAATGTCGTGGAGGCGGCCTTCAAGCAGACGGTTGGCCGTCGCGGCGGGCGGATCGCCGCATTCGAGAAATACGGCTCCGATCGCGCCAGCGCCGCGCGGAACGTTGCACAGTCGCTCCGCTCGGCCGACGCGCTGCTGATCGCCGATGATGGCGATACGGTGGTTTCGGTCGCCGCCGCGCTCACGGCGGCGGGCGCGAATCTGCGCAACGTCCAGCTTCTCGGCACCGGGCTGTGGGACAATCCTCGCGTGTTCTCCAGCACGACACTGCACGGGGGGCTCTATGCCGCTCCAGATCCGGCGGGCTTCCGCGCCTTCGCAGGCCGCTACCGCACCAAGTTCGGCGGTGAGCCGGTGCGTACGGCGACCCTTGCCTATGATGCGGTCGCGCTGGTGGCGGCTCTCGCCCGTACTCAGGGATCGCAGCGCTTCGCGGCGGAAACGCTGACCAACGCCTCCGGCTTTGCCGGCATCGACGGCTTGTTTCGATTCCGTTCCGACGGCACCAATCAGCGCGGCCTCGCCGTCATGCGCGTCGCATCCGGCGGCGGCCAGTCAGTGGCAGGCTCGCCAAAAAGTTTTGGCGCCTGA
- the hemW gene encoding radical SAM family heme chaperone HemW has protein sequence MSPADPAAAFGVYIHWPFCLSKCPYCDFNSHVRHAPIDEERFTRAFAREIETTAARSRGRTVSSIFLGGGTPSLMRPQTVGAILDAIGKHWSVADDVEVTLEANPTSVEATRFRGYRAAGVNRVSLGVQALDDSSLKALGRLHTAREAQDAVAIARSVFDRYSFDLIYARPDQTPAMWAGELQRAISEAAEHLSLYQLTIEAGTPFFDLHAAGKLKTPDEAMARDLYDVTQDVCARHGLPAYEISNHARPGAECRHNLVYWRGQEYAGIGPGAHGRLDIDGVRHAIATEKRPEAWLMRVEANGNGIVADDPLNSEERADEFLLMGLRLREGIDPRRYAALSGRSLDPRRIAILRDEGAIMISTDGRLRVTQDGFPVLDAVVADLAA, from the coding sequence TTGAGCCCCGCTGATCCGGCCGCTGCGTTCGGCGTTTACATCCACTGGCCGTTCTGCCTGTCGAAGTGTCCGTATTGCGATTTCAACAGTCACGTGCGCCACGCGCCGATCGATGAAGAACGCTTTACACGGGCTTTCGCGCGCGAGATCGAGACCACGGCGGCCCGCTCGCGCGGACGCACGGTGTCCTCGATTTTCCTCGGCGGCGGCACGCCGTCCCTGATGCGGCCGCAGACCGTGGGCGCCATTCTCGACGCAATCGGAAAGCATTGGAGCGTTGCCGATGACGTCGAGGTCACGCTGGAAGCCAATCCGACCAGCGTGGAGGCCACACGATTCCGCGGCTACCGCGCCGCGGGCGTCAATCGGGTCTCGCTCGGGGTGCAGGCGCTCGACGATTCCTCGCTGAAGGCGCTCGGTCGGCTGCACACGGCGCGCGAGGCGCAGGATGCGGTTGCGATCGCGCGCTCGGTCTTCGATCGCTATTCCTTCGATCTGATCTATGCGCGTCCGGACCAGACACCGGCGATGTGGGCCGGGGAGTTGCAGCGCGCGATCTCGGAGGCGGCGGAGCATCTGTCGCTCTATCAATTGACGATCGAAGCGGGGACGCCGTTTTTCGACCTGCATGCGGCGGGGAAGCTCAAGACCCCCGATGAGGCGATGGCGCGAGACTTGTACGACGTCACGCAGGACGTCTGCGCGCGTCATGGCCTGCCCGCTTACGAGATCTCGAACCATGCGCGGCCGGGCGCGGAATGCCGGCACAATCTGGTCTACTGGCGCGGTCAGGAATATGCGGGCATCGGCCCCGGAGCGCACGGTCGCCTCGACATCGACGGCGTCAGGCACGCCATCGCCACCGAGAAGCGGCCCGAAGCCTGGCTCATGCGCGTCGAGGCGAACGGCAACGGAATTGTCGCCGATGACCCGTTGAACAGCGAAGAGCGCGCCGACGAATTCCTGCTCATGGGACTGCGCTTGCGCGAGGGCATCGATCCGCGGCGCTACGCGGCGCTGTCGGGCCGCTCTCTTGATCCCCGGCGCATCGCGATCCTCCGTGACGAAGGCGCGATCATGATCAGCACCGACGGCCGTTTGCGCGTCACGCAGGATGGCTTCCCCGTCCTCGATGCCGTGGTGGCCGATCTCGCCGCATAG
- the rdgB gene encoding RdgB/HAM1 family non-canonical purine NTP pyrophosphatase, protein MHRRIAGKLVIATHNPGKLAEIRELLAPYGVEAVSAGELGLDEPEETGEDFRANARIKATSAALSAKLPAFADDSGLVVDALDGAPGIHSARWAGKPADFSAAMARIERLLQERGATSADQRKAHFISALCVAWPDGHLQEVEGRVDGTLVWPPRGTAGFGYDPVFLPDGHGRTFGEMAGIEKHGLPPRGLGLSHRARAFVKLAEIALEPR, encoded by the coding sequence ATGCATCGTCGAATCGCCGGCAAGCTCGTGATCGCCACCCACAATCCCGGCAAGCTCGCCGAGATCCGCGAGCTGCTTGCGCCTTATGGCGTCGAAGCGGTCTCCGCGGGCGAACTCGGTCTCGACGAGCCTGAGGAAACAGGCGAGGATTTCCGCGCCAATGCCCGGATCAAGGCGACCTCTGCTGCCCTGAGCGCAAAGCTTCCGGCCTTTGCCGATGATTCCGGCCTGGTCGTCGATGCGCTCGACGGCGCGCCGGGCATCCACTCCGCACGATGGGCCGGCAAACCTGCGGATTTTTCCGCGGCGATGGCGCGGATCGAGCGCCTTCTGCAGGAGCGCGGCGCGACCAGCGCGGACCAGCGTAAGGCTCACTTCATTTCGGCGCTCTGCGTCGCGTGGCCGGACGGCCATCTCCAGGAAGTCGAAGGCCGCGTGGACGGCACGCTGGTCTGGCCGCCGCGGGGCACGGCCGGTTTCGGCTATGATCCGGTATTTCTGCCGGACGGGCACGGCCGCACCTTCGGCGAGATGGCCGGCATCGAGAAGCATGGGCTTCCGCCGCGCGGTCTTGGCCTGTCGCATCGCGCCCGCGCATTCGTGAAACTGGCGGAGATTGCCCTTGAGCCCCGCTGA
- the rph gene encoding ribonuclease PH produces the protein MRPSRRAPDELRAVSLERGVVKYAEGSCLVKFGDTHVLVTATLEERLPPWLKGQGRGWVTAEYGMLPRATLERTRREASAGKQGGRTVEIQRLIGRSLRAAVDLEALGERQITIDCDVIQADGGTRTASITGAWVALADCVNWMKARNMLKAGVLRGNVAAISCGIYNGTPVLDLDYAEDSEADTDANFVMTGEGRIIEVQGTAEKVPFSDDEFLALMALAKKGVARLVDLQKMAVA, from the coding sequence ATGCGACCTAGCCGTCGTGCACCGGATGAACTGCGCGCCGTGTCGCTGGAACGAGGCGTGGTCAAATACGCCGAAGGCTCCTGCTTGGTGAAGTTCGGCGATACCCATGTGCTGGTCACCGCGACGCTCGAGGAGCGGCTGCCGCCATGGCTCAAGGGCCAGGGCCGGGGCTGGGTGACGGCCGAATACGGAATGCTGCCTCGCGCCACGCTGGAGCGGACCCGGCGCGAGGCCTCCGCCGGCAAGCAGGGCGGCCGGACCGTCGAAATCCAGCGCCTGATCGGCCGTTCCCTGCGGGCCGCGGTCGATCTCGAGGCGCTCGGCGAGCGCCAGATCACGATCGATTGCGACGTCATTCAGGCCGACGGCGGCACGCGCACCGCGTCGATCACCGGCGCCTGGGTCGCGCTGGCCGACTGCGTCAACTGGATGAAGGCCCGCAACATGCTCAAGGCCGGCGTGCTTCGAGGCAATGTCGCGGCGATCTCCTGCGGCATCTACAACGGCACGCCTGTCCTCGATCTAGACTATGCCGAGGATTCGGAAGCCGATACAGACGCAAACTTCGTGATGACCGGCGAAGGACGCATCATCGAGGTGCAGGGAACCGCCGAAAAGGTGCCTTTCTCCGATGATGAGTTTCTCGCGCTGATGGCGCTGGCGAAAAAAGGGGTCGCGCGGCTGGTGGATTTGCAGAAAATGGCGGTGGCGTGA
- the hrcA gene encoding heat-inducible transcriptional repressor HrcA, translating to MAHHDPIGLIAPNAGLAQLNERSRDIFRQIVESYLATGEPVGSRNISRLIAVPLSPASVRNVMSDLEQLGLIYAPHTSAGRLPTELGLRFFVDALMQVGDLTEPERQSIQSQLASVGKAQSVEAALEEALTRLSGLTRTAAVVLTAKSNVRLKHIEFVRLEPDKALVVLVAEDGQVENRVLTLPSGVPASALTEASNFLNARIRGRTLAEARLELETALAQSKAELDQLTQKIVAAGIASWSGGDSDDRQLIVRGHANLLEDLHAMEDLERVRLLFDDLETKREVIDLLGRAERADGVRIFIGSENKLFSLSGSSTIIAPYSDGAGHIVGVLGVIGPTRLNYARVIPMVDYAARIVSQMLGR from the coding sequence TTGGCCCATCACGATCCGATTGGTCTGATTGCACCGAACGCCGGGCTTGCCCAGTTGAACGAGCGCTCGCGCGACATTTTTCGCCAGATCGTCGAGAGCTATCTTGCAACGGGCGAACCCGTGGGCTCCCGCAACATTTCCCGGCTGATCGCGGTGCCGCTCTCTCCGGCCTCGGTCCGCAATGTGATGTCCGATCTCGAACAGCTCGGGCTGATTTACGCGCCGCACACCTCGGCCGGGCGCCTGCCGACCGAGCTCGGCCTGCGTTTTTTTGTCGATGCCCTGATGCAGGTTGGAGATCTCACCGAACCGGAACGCCAATCGATCCAGAGCCAGCTCGCGTCGGTCGGCAAGGCGCAATCGGTCGAGGCCGCGCTGGAGGAAGCCTTGACGCGGCTGTCCGGATTGACCCGGACGGCGGCGGTGGTGCTGACGGCGAAATCAAACGTGCGCTTGAAGCATATCGAGTTTGTCAGGCTGGAGCCCGACAAGGCGCTGGTGGTGCTGGTCGCAGAAGACGGACAGGTCGAAAATCGCGTGCTGACGCTCCCTTCCGGCGTTCCGGCCTCAGCGCTGACGGAAGCATCCAATTTTCTGAATGCCCGGATTCGCGGCCGGACGCTCGCCGAGGCCCGGCTCGAGCTGGAAACCGCGCTGGCGCAAAGCAAGGCGGAGCTCGATCAGCTCACACAAAAAATCGTCGCGGCCGGAATCGCGAGCTGGTCCGGCGGCGACAGCGACGACCGCCAATTGATCGTGCGAGGCCACGCCAACCTGCTCGAGGACCTGCACGCGATGGAGGACCTCGAACGGGTGCGGCTATTGTTCGACGACCTTGAAACCAAGCGCGAGGTGATCGATCTGCTTGGCCGCGCCGAGCGCGCCGACGGCGTGCGGATCTTCATCGGCTCGGAAAACAAGCTGTTCTCGCTGTCCGGATCATCGACGATCATCGCACCCTACAGCGATGGCGCCGGTCATATCGTTGGCGTTCTCGGCGTGATCGGACCCACCCGGCTGAACTACGCGCGCGTGATCCCGATGGTGGACTACGCCGCGCGCATCGTCAGCCAGATGCTCGGCAGGTGA
- the grpE gene encoding nucleotide exchange factor GrpE — MTDSDGKTDKSGEPAAEVEPVVSKPYVMPDDPEDDALDALNKQLAEAKDRTLRTLAEMENLRKRTAREVSDARTYGISGFARDVLEIADNLQRALDAVPADARAAPDPGLKALIEGVELTERSLHNALEKHGVKKFDPAGEKFDPNVHQAMYEVPDPSIPVGTVAQVIQAGYMIGERVLRPALVGVAKGGAKAAAPE; from the coding sequence ATGACCGATTCCGACGGCAAAACAGACAAGTCCGGCGAACCGGCTGCGGAGGTCGAGCCGGTGGTATCCAAGCCGTATGTCATGCCGGACGATCCCGAGGACGATGCGCTCGACGCGCTGAACAAGCAGCTCGCAGAGGCGAAAGATCGGACGTTGCGCACGCTGGCGGAGATGGAGAATCTGCGCAAGCGTACGGCGCGGGAGGTCTCGGACGCTCGAACCTACGGCATCTCGGGCTTCGCGCGCGACGTTCTGGAGATCGCCGACAATCTGCAGCGCGCGCTTGATGCGGTGCCGGCGGACGCTCGCGCGGCGCCAGATCCCGGCCTGAAAGCCCTGATCGAGGGCGTGGAGCTGACCGAACGCTCGCTGCACAACGCTCTGGAAAAGCATGGCGTGAAAAAATTTGATCCGGCGGGCGAAAAATTCGATCCCAACGTCCATCAGGCCATGTACGAAGTTCCCGATCCGTCGATCCCCGTCGGCACGGTCGCCCAGGTCATTCAAGCCGGCTACATGATCGGAGAGCGGGTGCTGCGCCCGGCGCTGGTGGGCGTTGCGAAGGGCGGAGCCAAGGCGGCCGCGCCGGAATAA